In Entelurus aequoreus isolate RoL-2023_Sb linkage group LG13, RoL_Eaeq_v1.1, whole genome shotgun sequence, a genomic segment contains:
- the LOC133663171 gene encoding myc box-dependent-interacting protein 1 isoform X1 — protein sequence MAELNLGKGLTAGKVASNVQKKLTRAQEKVLQKLGKADETKDVAFEEGVINFNKQYTEGSKLQRDLRAYLEAVKAMHESSKNVQSCLADMYEPEWYGKNEVDSIVEDCDELWTDYHQKLVDHALISMDTYLGQFPDIKARIAKRDRKLVDFDSARHNYATTHKSKKKDGGIKITKPSSLLERATPGWAQGILSAHNVAQSSLSRSQAEEELERAQKVFEEINIDLQEELPSLWNSRVGFYVSTFQSLAGFEEKFHKEMSRLDQDLHDVLEKLEETDTSRKTGSSLSAAANRSSPSGADDSNHTLKPGPPPIPKSPSKLRPAVPPPPKVTPSKEMKTENIIGLFDSAANPDISVTSPTEPANWDSWPEDGSAQEEEPTQMHYDPVAAATEAWDDDDGTEPVRYDPIVAAASEGWGDDGTQAAPYDHHEECGDDEVRDHREVTVEDGGQPMAEDEPSESPAEAPVDAGEEEAPPANEEDQGEEAEEAAPAEESAAAAAEEETAPEETPTAKEAPAEAAEAAEAASTDIPPGFLFKVQVMHDYAANDTDELEMKAGDVVLVIPFDNPDEQDDGWLMGMKQEDWLQNQEKAPKGVFPENFTQRL from the exons ATGGCCGAGCTCAATCTGGGGAAGGGGCTGACCGCGGGGAAGGTGGCGAGCAACGTCCAGAAGAAGCTGACCAGAGCCCAGGAGAAG GTTCTACAGAAGCTTGGCAAAGCTGACGAGACCAAAGACGTTGCTTTCGAGGAGGGAGTCATAAACTTCAACAAGCAATAT ACTGAAGGCAGCAAACTCCAGCGGGACCTCAGGGCTTACCTGGAGGCTGTGAAAG CCATGCACGAGTCCTCCAAGAACGTGCAGTCCTGTTTGGCCGACATGTACGAGCCAGAGTGGTACGGCAAGAACGAAGTCGATTCCATCGTGGAG GACTGTGACGAGCTCTGGACTGACTACCACCAGAAGTTGGTTGATCATGCTCTCATCTCCATGGATACCTACTTAGGACAGTTTCCTGATATCAAA GCTCGTATCGCCAAGAgggacaggaagttggtggattTTGACAGTGCTAGACACAACTACGCCACTACACATAAGTCGAAGAAAAAGGACGGCGGTATTAAGATCACCAAG CCCTCGTCTTTGTTGGAGAGAGCAACACCCGGCTGGGCTCAAGGCATCCTGTCTGCACACAACGTTGCCCAGAGCAGCTTGTCCCGGAGCCAG GCCGAAGAGGAGTTGGAGAGAGCTCAGAAGGTGTTTGAGgaaataaatattgacttacaGGAAGAATTACCTTCACTCTGGAACAG TCGTGTGGGATTTTACGTCAGCACCTTCCAGAGTTTGGCGGGTTTTGAGGAGAAGTTTCACAAGGAAATGAGCCGG TTGGATCAGGATCTACACGACGTCTTGGAGAAACTTGAAGAAACGGACACGAGCAG AAAGACAGGTAGCAGCTTATCGGCAGCGGCAAATAGGAG TTCACCCAGTGGCGCCGACGACTCCAACCACACTCTCAAACCAGGACCGCCCCCGATTCCGAAATCCCCGtccaaa CTAAGGCCGGCGGTGCCTCCTCCACCCAAGGTCACCCCGTCCAAGGAGATGAAGACGGAAAATATCATCGGCCTGTTCGATTCTGCAGCAAATCCTGATATTAGCGTCACATCACCGACAGAG CCGGCCAACTGGGACTCCTGG CCAGAGGATGGCAGTGCCCAGGAAGAAGAGCCCACCCAGATGCACTATGACCCCGTGGCGGCCGCTACGGAGGCCTGGGATGATGACGACGGCACCGAGCCCGTCCGCTACGACCCCATAGTCGCCGCAGCCTCGGAGGGCTGGGGCGACGACGGAACCCAAGCGGCTCCCTATGACCACCACGAGGAATGTGGCGATGACGAGGTCCGTGACCACCGGGAGGTCACGGTGGAGGACGGGGGTCAGCCCATGGCGGAGGACGAGCCTAGCGAGAGTCCCGCGGAGGCTCCGGTCGACGCTGGCGAAGAGGAAGCGCCCCCTGCTAATGAAGAGGATCAG GGAGAGGAGGCGGAGGAAGCAGCGCCCGCAGAGGAATCAGCAGCGGCGGCCGCAGAAGAAGAAACGGCGCCGGAGGAG ACACCAACAGCCAAGGAGGCACCAGCAGAGGCAGCAGAGGCAGCAGAGGCAGCGTCAACAGACATACCCCCCGGGTTCCTGTTCAAA GTCCAGGTGATGCATGACTATGCAGCCAACGACACTGACGAACTGGAGATGAAGGCAGGAGATGTGGTGCTTGTGATTCCTTTTGACAATCCAGACGAACAG
- the LOC133663171 gene encoding myc box-dependent-interacting protein 1 isoform X3, translated as MAELNLGKGLTAGKVASNVQKKLTRAQEKVLQKLGKADETKDVAFEEGVINFNKQYTEGSKLQRDLRAYLEAVKAMHESSKNVQSCLADMYEPEWYGKNEVDSIVEDCDELWTDYHQKLVDHALISMDTYLGQFPDIKARIAKRDRKLVDFDSARHNYATTHKSKKKDGGIKITKPSSLLERATPGWAQGILSAHNVAQSSLSRSQAEEELERAQKVFEEINIDLQEELPSLWNSRVGFYVSTFQSLAGFEEKFHKEMSRLDQDLHDVLEKLEETDTSRKTGSSLSAAANRSSPSGADDSNHTLKPGPPPIPKSPSKLRPAVPPPPKVTPSKEMKTENIIGLFDSAANPDISVTSPTEPANWDSWGEEAEEAAPAEESAAAAAEEETAPEETPTAKEAPAEAAEAAEAASTDIPPGFLFKVQVMHDYAANDTDELEMKAGDVVLVIPFDNPDEQDDGWLMGMKQEDWLQNQEKAPKGVFPENFTQRL; from the exons ATGGCCGAGCTCAATCTGGGGAAGGGGCTGACCGCGGGGAAGGTGGCGAGCAACGTCCAGAAGAAGCTGACCAGAGCCCAGGAGAAG GTTCTACAGAAGCTTGGCAAAGCTGACGAGACCAAAGACGTTGCTTTCGAGGAGGGAGTCATAAACTTCAACAAGCAATAT ACTGAAGGCAGCAAACTCCAGCGGGACCTCAGGGCTTACCTGGAGGCTGTGAAAG CCATGCACGAGTCCTCCAAGAACGTGCAGTCCTGTTTGGCCGACATGTACGAGCCAGAGTGGTACGGCAAGAACGAAGTCGATTCCATCGTGGAG GACTGTGACGAGCTCTGGACTGACTACCACCAGAAGTTGGTTGATCATGCTCTCATCTCCATGGATACCTACTTAGGACAGTTTCCTGATATCAAA GCTCGTATCGCCAAGAgggacaggaagttggtggattTTGACAGTGCTAGACACAACTACGCCACTACACATAAGTCGAAGAAAAAGGACGGCGGTATTAAGATCACCAAG CCCTCGTCTTTGTTGGAGAGAGCAACACCCGGCTGGGCTCAAGGCATCCTGTCTGCACACAACGTTGCCCAGAGCAGCTTGTCCCGGAGCCAG GCCGAAGAGGAGTTGGAGAGAGCTCAGAAGGTGTTTGAGgaaataaatattgacttacaGGAAGAATTACCTTCACTCTGGAACAG TCGTGTGGGATTTTACGTCAGCACCTTCCAGAGTTTGGCGGGTTTTGAGGAGAAGTTTCACAAGGAAATGAGCCGG TTGGATCAGGATCTACACGACGTCTTGGAGAAACTTGAAGAAACGGACACGAGCAG AAAGACAGGTAGCAGCTTATCGGCAGCGGCAAATAGGAG TTCACCCAGTGGCGCCGACGACTCCAACCACACTCTCAAACCAGGACCGCCCCCGATTCCGAAATCCCCGtccaaa CTAAGGCCGGCGGTGCCTCCTCCACCCAAGGTCACCCCGTCCAAGGAGATGAAGACGGAAAATATCATCGGCCTGTTCGATTCTGCAGCAAATCCTGATATTAGCGTCACATCACCGACAGAG CCGGCCAACTGGGACTCCTGG GGAGAGGAGGCGGAGGAAGCAGCGCCCGCAGAGGAATCAGCAGCGGCGGCCGCAGAAGAAGAAACGGCGCCGGAGGAG ACACCAACAGCCAAGGAGGCACCAGCAGAGGCAGCAGAGGCAGCAGAGGCAGCGTCAACAGACATACCCCCCGGGTTCCTGTTCAAA GTCCAGGTGATGCATGACTATGCAGCCAACGACACTGACGAACTGGAGATGAAGGCAGGAGATGTGGTGCTTGTGATTCCTTTTGACAATCCAGACGAACAG
- the LOC133663171 gene encoding myc box-dependent-interacting protein 1 isoform X2 — protein MAELNLGKGLTAGKVASNVQKKLTRAQEKVLQKLGKADETKDVAFEEGVINFNKQYTEGSKLQRDLRAYLEAVKAMHESSKNVQSCLADMYEPEWYGKNEVDSIVEDCDELWTDYHQKLVDHALISMDTYLGQFPDIKARIAKRDRKLVDFDSARHNYATTHKSKKKDGGIKITKPSSLLERATPGWAQGILSAHNVAQSSLSRSQAEEELERAQKVFEEINIDLQEELPSLWNSRVGFYVSTFQSLAGFEEKFHKEMSRLDQDLHDVLEKLEETDTSSSPSGADDSNHTLKPGPPPIPKSPSKLRPAVPPPPKVTPSKEMKTENIIGLFDSAANPDISVTSPTEPANWDSWPEDGSAQEEEPTQMHYDPVAAATEAWDDDDGTEPVRYDPIVAAASEGWGDDGTQAAPYDHHEECGDDEVRDHREVTVEDGGQPMAEDEPSESPAEAPVDAGEEEAPPANEEDQGEEAEEAAPAEESAAAAAEEETAPEETPTAKEAPAEAAEAAEAASTDIPPGFLFKVQVMHDYAANDTDELEMKAGDVVLVIPFDNPDEQDDGWLMGMKQEDWLQNQEKAPKGVFPENFTQRL, from the exons ATGGCCGAGCTCAATCTGGGGAAGGGGCTGACCGCGGGGAAGGTGGCGAGCAACGTCCAGAAGAAGCTGACCAGAGCCCAGGAGAAG GTTCTACAGAAGCTTGGCAAAGCTGACGAGACCAAAGACGTTGCTTTCGAGGAGGGAGTCATAAACTTCAACAAGCAATAT ACTGAAGGCAGCAAACTCCAGCGGGACCTCAGGGCTTACCTGGAGGCTGTGAAAG CCATGCACGAGTCCTCCAAGAACGTGCAGTCCTGTTTGGCCGACATGTACGAGCCAGAGTGGTACGGCAAGAACGAAGTCGATTCCATCGTGGAG GACTGTGACGAGCTCTGGACTGACTACCACCAGAAGTTGGTTGATCATGCTCTCATCTCCATGGATACCTACTTAGGACAGTTTCCTGATATCAAA GCTCGTATCGCCAAGAgggacaggaagttggtggattTTGACAGTGCTAGACACAACTACGCCACTACACATAAGTCGAAGAAAAAGGACGGCGGTATTAAGATCACCAAG CCCTCGTCTTTGTTGGAGAGAGCAACACCCGGCTGGGCTCAAGGCATCCTGTCTGCACACAACGTTGCCCAGAGCAGCTTGTCCCGGAGCCAG GCCGAAGAGGAGTTGGAGAGAGCTCAGAAGGTGTTTGAGgaaataaatattgacttacaGGAAGAATTACCTTCACTCTGGAACAG TCGTGTGGGATTTTACGTCAGCACCTTCCAGAGTTTGGCGGGTTTTGAGGAGAAGTTTCACAAGGAAATGAGCCGG TTGGATCAGGATCTACACGACGTCTTGGAGAAACTTGAAGAAACGGACACGAGCAG TTCACCCAGTGGCGCCGACGACTCCAACCACACTCTCAAACCAGGACCGCCCCCGATTCCGAAATCCCCGtccaaa CTAAGGCCGGCGGTGCCTCCTCCACCCAAGGTCACCCCGTCCAAGGAGATGAAGACGGAAAATATCATCGGCCTGTTCGATTCTGCAGCAAATCCTGATATTAGCGTCACATCACCGACAGAG CCGGCCAACTGGGACTCCTGG CCAGAGGATGGCAGTGCCCAGGAAGAAGAGCCCACCCAGATGCACTATGACCCCGTGGCGGCCGCTACGGAGGCCTGGGATGATGACGACGGCACCGAGCCCGTCCGCTACGACCCCATAGTCGCCGCAGCCTCGGAGGGCTGGGGCGACGACGGAACCCAAGCGGCTCCCTATGACCACCACGAGGAATGTGGCGATGACGAGGTCCGTGACCACCGGGAGGTCACGGTGGAGGACGGGGGTCAGCCCATGGCGGAGGACGAGCCTAGCGAGAGTCCCGCGGAGGCTCCGGTCGACGCTGGCGAAGAGGAAGCGCCCCCTGCTAATGAAGAGGATCAG GGAGAGGAGGCGGAGGAAGCAGCGCCCGCAGAGGAATCAGCAGCGGCGGCCGCAGAAGAAGAAACGGCGCCGGAGGAG ACACCAACAGCCAAGGAGGCACCAGCAGAGGCAGCAGAGGCAGCAGAGGCAGCGTCAACAGACATACCCCCCGGGTTCCTGTTCAAA GTCCAGGTGATGCATGACTATGCAGCCAACGACACTGACGAACTGGAGATGAAGGCAGGAGATGTGGTGCTTGTGATTCCTTTTGACAATCCAGACGAACAG